DNA from Alnus glutinosa chromosome 2, dhAlnGlut1.1, whole genome shotgun sequence:
AGAAGTAGTCATCAGCCTCGCCAACCCAAAATCCATTATCCGAGCATCGAAGTCCTCGTCGATGAGGATGACATTGGAGCATATGTTCTGCTGCAGAATTGGCGGGTGGCACCCATGGTGCAACCAAGCAAGACCTCTTGCCGCACCCAAACCAATCCTAAATCTAGTCGGCCAATCCAATGCAGCAGCACTTCCACGCAACAAAGAATACAAAGTCCCATTAGCCATATGCTTATATACCAAAAGCTTCTCCTCCGCTACCACACAAAACCCCAAAAGGGGTGCCAAATTTGGGTGCCTAAGCTGCCCTAATCTGTTCATCTCCAAACGAAACTGCTTCTCCCCAAGCTTACAAGTATTCAACCGCTTGATCGCAAGCGCCGATCCGTCAGGCAGCATCGCCTTATAAGTAGTCCCCGTTCTAGTCGAAACGATTATATTTTCCGGGCTGAAATTGTTGGTGGCCGCCATCAAATCCGCCAATTTAACCTTGACAAGAGGTTTCTGAAACAACGAAACTTGAACAAGCTTGTGAGCCCTCAACCTCTCAGCCCAATCATCATCTCTACCAATCCCATACCCTCTTTTCCTCCTCTTACTCAACCTCAAATGGTACCACCACCACACCCCCAAACCCAACAACAACGACCCCGCCGCACCAAACACGCCGGCGGCAATTATAATCGCCAAATTCTTCTTGCTCAGCCCACCACACTTCCCCAAAGGCCCCCCACAAAGGCCATCATTCCCAGCAAAATTCTCCTTATCAAACCTAACGTCGAAAGTTGGAGGTATCCTACCCGTAAGATCATTGTTCTTCACGGAAAACTTACTCAACCTACCCAAACTAGAGAGCTCGTAAGGTATAGTACCAGAAAGCTTATTATCCGACAGCATCAGACTGTTCAGATACTGACACTTGGAAAGCTCGGGTGGGATCGGACCGTGAAAGCCGTTACTCGATAGATCCAGGGTCACTAAAAAAGGCACCCAGTCACATGTTTTTGGAGGTATCGTACCGTTCAGGTCGTTGAGCGAGAGATCCAGGTTCTGCAGGCTCCCACAGTACTTCAACGACTCGGGAACCGAGCCGGACAGCTTCATATCGCGGAGTTCCAGGCTGATTATGCGGTTCTCGCGGTCGTTCCAGCACGACACCCCGACAAACTTGCATATGAACCCCACGGACGAGTTGTCGAATGTCCACGAGCTGAGCCTCCCCAGTGGATCGATGAGTGAATTCTTCAAACCTTTGAGGCACATCAAATCGTCCTCCGGCACCGCCGCCGAAGAAGCATCACACGCGAGAAACAGCACGATCGGTAAGATAACGAAGTTAAATATCACCAGAAAGTTTTTCCCAGTATCGATTAAACCTTTCATTCTGAAAGGAAAACCGGGTAATAATCAacttttgcaaaaaaatatgCAGAACTAAAAAGGATCCAAAGAgagcaaataaaattaaagcgTGAAATTATTGGGGGAGGTACGGGGGAGAGACGGCCATTGACTTTGTGTGGTGAGAGAGGAAGTAGCACAGAAATGGTATAGAATTGTATGGACAATTCCGTGTGAGTGTGGGTGTGGGTGGAattttagctttttatttttctgaattgTTTTTCAATGGGGTGGGTTCGATGATTACGGCTTCTTTGActaaggttttgttttgtttaattaaGGGGTTTTTTGACCGGAGGGCTTTGTCCAGGTCCACTAAGAATGGCTAGTTGGATGCTCCACTAGAAATGATATTGATACCCTCTGGATTGGAATTTGGATTGGTTTATAGATACTCTGATTTTATCATTGGGGGAATTTCCTTTCTGTGTACTGCCATTCCTTCTAGATTCGGAGTGGGGAACGTTTGGACTAGTGACCACCACTACCGGTACTGCTGTTCTGCTTATAGAATTTAATTATCTCTCTTAATTACCACTTATTCAGATAATCATTTAGTACTTCGGATGAAATGAATGATAGAGGCAATGTTTAAATTCACGACTTCTGTTCGGATACCttataattctaaaaaaaaaattatagattcaCATATTATGAAATTTTTAGACTGTTTGTAGGCATCAAAATGCTTGAAAAACGTCGCTTATTAAAACGGAGAAGGAacatctccatttcatttgaaatggaaaagAGCTAATTTCAAGAGGGATAAAATggtctaaaaaaataaaatgaccattTTATCCCTCTAAAATGAACTAACCGGCTCGGATCAATTTCCATTAAATACGTGGCATGTTACAGTcgaaaattgaatatatttttatcagattCTTGTTctctatgttgtaaaaaaaaaaaatacaaaaactgtttaaaagtgaagaaaaaaatcttttgagagaaaaaaaatttcttactgTTTTGATAACATGTTATCATTTTAATATGTGACATTTTCTAAGTATTTTGATGCCTAAATTtcgtaatttgagaatttacaatttctttgaaattataaCACTTTCATAATCCAACATATCTAATGTCACTCATTTAATAGATCCCATTCAATGTGATTAGTATAGGAAGATAGATTGCAATCTCATTATAGAATTTAATTAGCTGAACCTCGTTAAGGTTTCAtgatttgttttaggttttaaCGATatttattatcaaaataatttatttaaatccaTAACCTCAAATTCAAGTGTAACGGTGATTATAAAAGTTACTGTTAAGTTAaagaattaatatttttttaataaaaaaaaaaagtaatacaCTGCTCtaggattttaaaaaataaaggaagctTCATCATTACTGCAATTTATGGTCAATGTTATTTAGAAAAAAGTGAAAGTGATGTTACGAATggtacaacttttattataaaattctatataaactaataaaatgattaaaaaaaatattatcaaccatatacttttaattataaaccgccatatatatatatatatatatatatatatatataagagaaatttttaacattactctggTTAaacatatttattaaaataagtctaaattactaataatgGATTAATGGTCGTGTTAAGATATCACATAGATAGCTTAACATGTTAATATAATAATGGTCAATCGATTCGAGGATACAATTGGATGTAATCGGAGGCTAAAAAGTTGTCGgacttattcaaaaaaaagaaaaggaaaaaaaagaaagaaagttggGACTAAAAGTGATGAGATCCGTGGAAATTTCTTAAATTGGGATGGTGGTCAAATATGAAGTAGTAAATACTACGTTTGCGATGTCTCTTTCGGTCCAACTACTTTTTGATGGCCAAAAGTTGATGTGGATTTAGGTAGGACACAGGCTTGGTGCGGTCAAAGTGTCACACCCTCCTTAACCACACGAATATTAACCCGTTTTAACTACCCACCAActtcattcattcatttatttatttatttttgtttttataagtaagagtgCAAGAACAAGGAGAAAACAACAGGGGCTTCCCACTATCTAGTGAAACTGtgaaatagataaaaaaaaaaaacgaagcaTAGCAGAGATGGAAAAGCTTGCTGAAAAGGATGGAGAGGAGGCCCATTTTGTCATAAAATAGGCATAGAACTTTTGTGAATTTTCAATTGAGCAGAGGATATCAAAAATTATTAGAGAAAGAGAAATCTACCGATCAATCAAAAGCATCATCAACGAGTTCTCTAAAACACAAATTTAGtcagaatttaaagaaatttttttttttaaaaaaaaaaaaaccacatacATCAAGCACCGTACTCTTTCACCGGTTGAGTACCTGTCAAAGTCTCTCACCAAATACGGAGAGAAATAACCTTTCGCTACTccattttttaatcttatttatCCTCTCCTCGTTTTCACTTTTCTTGTTTTCGCGCCAGCTCCCTCTTCCGCTCTTACCCGTTCTTCAGTGCCGTGGAagacttttggaagtaaatctcttctgatttttctattattttggaaCTTTCTTTCTAGGTTGTCTTTGTTTGGGTGCCGAGAGATTGAAAGATTTGGTTTTGgtgagaaaaatagaaaatttgagCGAAAATAATATTCTTCAAAGTTTTTTCGCGATTTAGGTGTGTTTATCAGCCAAAATCTAAGCAACCCATTTCTCATTTCACCCTCATTTGAGAGAACTTGTGGGCTGTGTTTGAAAGTATGAATCTCTCTTCGCATTGCTGCTGAACTCTTAGTTGTAGGAGAGAGTTTGTTTTGCTGTTGGGCTTTTTCATAGTTGGATTTGTTTTGTTGGTTTCTTGTGGTGCTGGTTTATTGCACTTGTTGTTGATTAATTTCCTGTTTTCCTGCTGTTGGTGTTTCTGTTCTAAAATGTTTTGCAAGATATCACCCCTCGTATAGTAGCAGTTAGTTTCAACCAACtaaaaccaattaaaaaaaataatatttagttacggtagagaaatatttgaagaGCTTGATATTTGATACTCGTAAAAAGTAGgcagataaaataacaaaaatagattttttaattaaaatttagctAAACCTTAGATAGCTCGTTGGGGGTGCTCTGACCTACCAACTTCATTTAGTTCTCTAAAAATGATATCTCCTTGTATTTCTTGTGTTTCGTCAAAAAAAtgtgtggtttttaaaatcattatttgatttGTAATAGATCGCTATTGAAttttagtgattttaaaagttacatcattttttgGAGGAACACAAGAATAATTTATAGAATTATTCCAAACGATAACAACTATGTTTATAAAAAGTGTGCATTTGCTGCATTACACAATATTCCAATTTATGATTTTAAGCCTGGTCTATACTATAATGAGTAACGATAGAaaccatctttttattttatttttatttttcttaaaattatcattaaatcaaaatttaataataaattacttcaaatttaatgataattttaaaagtctctCGCCAATCGGCCATACATAACTGCCATTTATTCCTCAGTTTGCTTAAAGGTCGCATAAGGGGAAGACATAACAACTTCCTGGTATAGATCAGTAGATGGTTTGCAATTACAC
Protein-coding regions in this window:
- the LOC133859767 gene encoding inactive LRR receptor-like serine/threonine-protein kinase BIR2 — translated: MKGLIDTGKNFLVIFNFVILPIVLFLACDASSAAVPEDDLMCLKGLKNSLIDPLGRLSSWTFDNSSVGFICKFVGVSCWNDRENRIISLELRDMKLSGSVPESLKYCGSLQNLDLSLNDLNGTIPPKTCDWVPFLVTLDLSSNGFHGPIPPELSKCQYLNSLMLSDNKLSGTIPYELSSLGRLSKFSVKNNDLTGRIPPTFDVRFDKENFAGNDGLCGGPLGKCGGLSKKNLAIIIAAGVFGAAGSLLLGLGVWWWYHLRLSKRRKRGYGIGRDDDWAERLRAHKLVQVSLFQKPLVKVKLADLMAATNNFSPENIIVSTRTGTTYKAMLPDGSALAIKRLNTCKLGEKQFRLEMNRLGQLRHPNLAPLLGFCVVAEEKLLVYKHMANGTLYSLLRGSAAALDWPTRFRIGLGAARGLAWLHHGCHPPILQQNICSNVILIDEDFDARIMDFGLARLMTTSDSNEGSFVSGDLGELGYVAPEYPSTMIASLKGDAYGFGVVLLELVTGQKPLEVGNVEEGFKGNLVDWVNRVSSSGRTKDAIDKTLCGKGHDEEILQFLRIALNCVVSRPKDRSSMYQVYQSLKSMSREHSFSEQEDEFPLLFGRPDNDSV